In Grus americana isolate bGruAme1 chromosome 28, bGruAme1.mat, whole genome shotgun sequence, a single window of DNA contains:
- the LOC129197458 gene encoding C2 calcium-dependent domain-containing protein 4C-like → MSLWEGMLCPHALQGKSSRDIFLHVVTPDRIPQFTVPSLDIQRKHRRAGKGKGQPAATAWRSSLDPAVEDEHDVPGSSSSCSNAGLAAPAQAIPDPTAPAALSLRHLPKVTTPYGFVTLGQSPQVTSDEALFFHSSSGYPRGPAAEIRPGWQEEPGCCRCPGMPVAGAGGCSQTGGGLWDRKEPSPHASGHKDGGGSQVCRTPAGLLLPRCASPLRDIQIRDVLESKEAEKRARRLLGVGYQRNCSSLELPAETPRKNLLQRILRRHLAHARQLKPTHLPLH, encoded by the coding sequence ATGTCGCTCTGGGAGGGGATGCTCTGTCCCCACGCGCTCCAGGGCAAGAGCTCAAGGGACATCTTCCTCCATGTGGTGACGCCTGACCGCATCCCGCAGTTTACTGTCCCCTCTCTGGACATCCAGAGAAAGCACAGGCGCGCAGGcaaggggaaggggcagccgGCGGCGACGGCCTGGAGGAGCAGCTTGGACCCAGCAGTGGAGGATGAGCACGACGTGCCCGGCTCCAGCTCGTCCTGCTCTAATGCTGGGCTCGCTGCCCCTGCGCAGGCTATCCCGGACCCCACTGCTCCAGCGGCTCTGTCCCTGCGCCATCTCCCCAAGGTCACCACCCCGTACGGCTTTGTCACCCTGGGGCAGAGCCCACAGGTCACCAGTGATGAGGCGTTGTTTTTTCACTCCAGCTCAGGGTACCCTCGAGGTCCTGCTGCTGAGATACGTCCCGGTTGGCAGGAGGAGCCAGGATGCTGCAGATGCCCCGGGATGCCTGTTGCTGGGGCAGGCGGCTGCTCCCAGACCGGTGGAGGCCTGTGGGACCGCAAGGAGCCGAGTCCCCATGCCTCCGGTCACAAGGACGGTGGAGGCAGCCAGGTCTGCAGGACTCCAGCAGGGCTTCTCCTGCCCAGATGTGCCAGCCCGCTCAGAGACATCCAAATAAGAGATGttctggaaagcaaagaggcagagaagagagCGAGGAGGCTCCTGGGGGTGGGCTATCAGAgaaactgctccagcctggagctCCCTGCTGAGACGCCCAGGAAGAACTTGCTCCAGAGGATCCTCAGGAGGCACCTTGCCCACGCTCGGCAGCTCAAGCCTACGCATCTGCCTCTCCACTGA